One segment of Streptomyces sp. NBC_01463 DNA contains the following:
- a CDS encoding DUF1648 domain-containing protein: protein MNRKNAGRAALAALPFLLALAVDLILFATRRDRLPAQLASHFVGNGRADDHAGRTEYVVVTTVLLISMGALWTLMAAGGKFRGRAHRGVIASGWAVAGFLGYVMAVVLLINVDAAVDARGRAQDVSFPLWHLAAALGAGALAFGLGLLLAALLPVPEEPAGEVPDGDGGAGGGERITLATGEVAGWARSAGAWWLTPVAFVTCAAGVALLFTAGWTAAIPALLFGLLLAAFARPYVTVDRRGITVSGMLPWPRVRVPLDRIETAVSRDINPLAEYGGWGYRIRPGRTGVMIRSGEGIVARLAGGRDFAVTVDDSATGAALLNTLIDQRRTDH, encoded by the coding sequence ATGAACCGGAAGAACGCAGGCCGCGCCGCCCTCGCAGCGTTGCCGTTCCTGCTCGCCCTCGCCGTCGACCTGATCCTCTTCGCGACCCGTCGAGACCGGCTGCCCGCGCAGCTGGCCAGCCATTTCGTGGGCAACGGCAGGGCTGACGACCATGCCGGCCGGACCGAGTACGTGGTCGTCACCACGGTGCTGCTCATCAGCATGGGGGCGCTGTGGACGCTGATGGCCGCCGGCGGGAAGTTCCGGGGGCGGGCCCACCGCGGGGTGATCGCCTCCGGCTGGGCGGTTGCCGGATTCCTGGGCTACGTGATGGCGGTGGTCCTGCTGATCAACGTGGACGCCGCCGTGGATGCGCGGGGCCGCGCCCAGGACGTCTCGTTCCCCCTGTGGCACCTGGCCGCGGCGCTGGGAGCCGGCGCGCTCGCCTTCGGTCTCGGGCTGCTGCTCGCCGCCCTCCTTCCCGTACCGGAAGAGCCGGCCGGAGAGGTTCCGGACGGGGACGGCGGGGCCGGGGGCGGGGAGCGGATCACGCTGGCGACCGGGGAGGTGGCGGGGTGGGCGCGCAGTGCCGGGGCCTGGTGGCTGACGCCCGTCGCGTTCGTGACGTGCGCCGCAGGCGTCGCCCTGCTCTTCACCGCGGGCTGGACCGCCGCGATTCCGGCCCTGCTCTTCGGGCTGCTCCTGGCGGCCTTCGCCCGCCCGTACGTGACCGTGGACCGGCGGGGGATCACCGTTTCCGGGATGCTGCCGTGGCCACGCGTCCGGGTACCGCTCGACCGGATAGAGACGGCGGTCAGCCGGGACATCAACCCGCTGGCCGAGTACGGCGGCTGGGGGTACCGGATCCGGCCGGGACGCACCGGCGTCATGATCCGCTCCGGTGAGGGGATCGTGGCACGCCTGGCCGGCGGCCGGGACTTCGCGGTGACCGTCGACGACTCGGCCACCGGTGCTGCTCTCCTCAACACCCTGATCGACCAGCGCCGAACGGACCACTGA
- a CDS encoding pyridoxal-phosphate dependent enzyme — translation MPSTPAGPPGLSRLQPVLPSPLRPAEDERFARHGVTLLLKRDDLIHPDLPGNKWRKLAPNLLAAAGRPVLTFGGAYSSHLRATAAAGRLLGFRTVGVVRGDELAHRPLNPSLARCAADGMQLHFVDRRTYREKTDPQVLAGLLRAHGECEVIPEGGSNALAAQGCTELGRELRGAADVAAVACGTGGTLAGLAAGLAPGQRALGIPVLRGGFLADAVRDLQREAFGGPAGTWSLDDRFHFGGYARTTPELHAFADDFEDRHGLPVERLYVAKVLYALTALAAEGAFPAGSTVAAVITGRPDDQSASSR, via the coding sequence ATGCCCTCCACGCCCGCCGGCCCGCCAGGCCTCTCCCGGCTGCAGCCGGTGCTCCCGTCACCCCTGCGGCCGGCCGAGGACGAGCGCTTCGCCCGGCACGGCGTGACGCTGCTCCTCAAGCGCGACGATCTGATCCATCCGGACCTGCCGGGCAACAAGTGGCGCAAGCTGGCCCCCAACCTCCTCGCCGCCGCCGGCCGCCCCGTGCTCACGTTCGGCGGGGCGTACTCCAGCCATCTGCGCGCCACGGCCGCGGCGGGCCGGCTGCTGGGGTTCCGCACCGTCGGCGTCGTCCGGGGCGACGAGCTCGCCCACCGCCCGCTGAACCCCTCGCTGGCCCGGTGCGCGGCCGACGGCATGCAACTTCACTTCGTGGACCGCCGGACCTACCGCGAGAAGACCGATCCGCAGGTCCTGGCGGGGCTGCTGCGGGCCCACGGGGAGTGCGAGGTCATCCCGGAGGGCGGCAGCAACGCCCTGGCCGCACAGGGCTGCACAGAGCTCGGCCGCGAGCTGCGCGGGGCGGCCGACGTGGCGGCGGTCGCCTGCGGCACCGGCGGCACCCTCGCCGGACTCGCGGCCGGACTCGCGCCGGGGCAGCGCGCCCTCGGCATCCCGGTCCTGCGCGGCGGCTTCCTGGCGGACGCGGTGCGGGACCTCCAGCGGGAGGCGTTCGGCGGTCCGGCCGGCACCTGGTCGCTCGACGACCGCTTCCACTTCGGCGGCTACGCCCGTACCACCCCCGAACTGCACGCCTTCGCGGACGACTTCGAGGACCGCCACGGGCTGCCGGTCGAGCGCCTCTATGTGGCCAAGGTCCTGTACGCGCTCACGGCACTGGCCGCGGAGGGCGCCTTCCCCGCGGGCAGCACGGTCGCGGCCGTGATCACCGGACGTCCGGACGATCAGTCCGCGTCCTCCCGGTAG
- a CDS encoding family 2B encapsulin nanocompartment shell protein: protein MSVGEEVQNAQVPPQQSLGTAAARNLATTTKSAPQMQEITSRWLLKMLPWVQVQGGTYRVNRRLSYSVGDGRVTFVQTGDRVSVIPAELGELPALRDFGDEEALAELARRCEQRDISAGQLLATAGEAADRVFLLAHGKVEKIGTGQYGDETVLGVHADGAYFGDHSLIEGDAVWEYTARAVTACTVLTLRRADVLNLAERSEPLRTHLAGLLTIPHQRTNNYGEAEIDLSAGHVGEAVVPHTYVDYESAPREYELSVAQTVLKVHSRVADLYNQPMNQTEQQLRLTVEALRERQEHELINNREFGLLNNCDYGQRLQPHDGAPSPDDMDELLSRRRGSKLFLAHPRAIAAFGRECNKRGLVPESVDVGGQHVPAWRGVPIFPSNKIPVTDARTTSIICMRTGEAEQGVIGLQQTGIPDEIEPSLSVRFMGIDEQAIISYLVTAYYSAAVLVPDALGVLENVEVSRWR from the coding sequence ATGTCCGTTGGTGAAGAGGTTCAGAACGCGCAGGTGCCGCCGCAGCAGAGTCTGGGCACGGCAGCCGCGCGGAACCTCGCGACGACCACCAAGTCCGCTCCGCAGATGCAGGAGATCACCTCACGGTGGCTGCTGAAGATGCTGCCGTGGGTCCAGGTGCAGGGCGGCACATACCGGGTGAACCGCAGGCTGAGCTACTCGGTCGGGGACGGCCGGGTGACCTTCGTACAGACGGGGGACCGGGTCTCGGTCATCCCCGCCGAGCTCGGTGAGCTTCCGGCCTTGAGGGACTTCGGGGACGAGGAGGCCCTCGCCGAACTCGCCAGGCGGTGCGAGCAGCGCGACATCTCCGCCGGACAGCTCCTGGCCACGGCCGGGGAGGCGGCGGACCGGGTCTTCCTGCTGGCGCACGGCAAGGTCGAGAAGATCGGCACCGGGCAGTACGGGGACGAGACGGTGCTCGGCGTCCATGCGGACGGGGCCTACTTCGGCGACCACTCCCTCATCGAGGGCGACGCCGTCTGGGAGTACACGGCCCGCGCCGTCACGGCGTGCACGGTCCTCACCCTGCGGCGGGCCGACGTGCTCAACCTCGCCGAGCGGTCCGAGCCGTTGCGCACGCACCTCGCGGGGCTGCTCACCATCCCGCACCAGCGCACCAACAACTACGGCGAGGCGGAGATCGACCTCTCCGCGGGCCACGTCGGCGAGGCCGTCGTCCCGCACACGTACGTGGACTACGAGTCGGCGCCCCGCGAGTACGAACTGAGCGTCGCGCAGACCGTTCTGAAGGTCCACAGCAGGGTCGCCGACCTCTACAACCAGCCGATGAACCAGACCGAGCAGCAGTTGCGGCTCACGGTCGAGGCGCTGCGCGAGCGCCAGGAGCACGAGCTCATCAACAACCGGGAGTTCGGCCTGCTCAACAACTGCGACTACGGGCAGCGGCTCCAGCCGCACGACGGGGCCCCCAGCCCCGACGACATGGACGAACTGCTCTCGCGCCGCCGCGGATCCAAGCTGTTCCTCGCCCACCCGAGGGCCATCGCCGCCTTCGGCCGCGAGTGCAACAAGCGCGGCCTGGTGCCGGAGAGCGTGGACGTCGGCGGCCAGCACGTGCCGGCCTGGCGCGGGGTCCCGATCTTCCCGTCCAACAAGATCCCGGTCACGGACGCCCGCACCACGTCGATCATCTGTATGAGGACCGGCGAGGCCGAACAGGGCGTCATCGGGCTCCAGCAGACGGGCATCCCGGACGAGATCGAACCCAGCCTCTCGGTCCGCTTCATGGGGATCGACGAGCAGGCGATCATCTCCTACCTCGTGACGGCCTACTACTCGGCGGCCGTTCTGGTCCCGGACGCCCTCGGCGTCCTGGAGAACGTCGAGGTCAGCCGCTGGCGGTGA
- a CDS encoding UBP-type zinc finger domain-containing protein, with the protein MSECPHVLDLPRPEPAPLSETCLECRAAGTHPVQLRLCLICGHVGCCDSSPHQHATGHFKETGHPLMRSFEAGESWRWCFEDGSIV; encoded by the coding sequence ATGAGTGAGTGCCCGCATGTACTGGACCTGCCGCGCCCCGAGCCCGCACCCCTCTCCGAGACCTGTCTCGAATGCCGGGCAGCGGGTACCCACCCCGTGCAACTGCGACTGTGCCTGATCTGCGGCCATGTCGGCTGCTGCGATTCGTCGCCGCACCAGCACGCCACCGGACACTTCAAGGAGACGGGTCATCCGTTGATGCGGAGTTTCGAGGCCGGCGAGAGCTGGCGCTGGTGCTTCGAGGACGGTTCGATCGTCTGA
- a CDS encoding DUF6304 family protein → MTDESWAGWYRDRQGSDAVILTTDGQQLRLRVRGVDFEGESFGALCPVAGMPPESGMFALADGVLNDCVLEWDLPFPVTADGEVHQATLSCLLSLRRPDPYLYLELRYGGAAFRSHRAESDFGAALATIQRALPPGIRLRTCIACAFSDYFPAPGRGLSGGLACFRGAKEAYRGADGEDDVLDLWDRRSGFVQEVWSCREFEPRPVAGAGTGHRGAFPLETA, encoded by the coding sequence ATGACAGATGAGTCGTGGGCAGGGTGGTACCGGGACCGACAGGGCTCCGATGCCGTCATCCTCACCACCGACGGACAGCAACTCCGCCTCCGCGTCCGGGGAGTCGATTTCGAGGGCGAGAGCTTCGGCGCCCTGTGCCCGGTGGCGGGCATGCCGCCGGAGAGCGGGATGTTCGCCCTCGCGGACGGTGTGCTGAACGACTGCGTCCTGGAATGGGACCTGCCGTTCCCGGTCACCGCGGACGGTGAGGTCCACCAGGCCACGCTGAGCTGCCTGTTGTCGCTGCGCAGGCCCGATCCGTATCTCTATCTGGAGCTGCGGTACGGCGGAGCGGCCTTCCGGTCGCACCGGGCCGAGAGCGACTTCGGGGCCGCGCTCGCCACCATCCAGCGGGCGCTGCCGCCCGGGATCCGGCTCCGGACCTGTATCGCGTGCGCCTTCTCGGACTACTTCCCGGCGCCCGGCCGCGGGCTGTCCGGCGGTCTCGCCTGCTTCCGGGGCGCGAAGGAGGCCTACCGCGGGGCGGACGGTGAGGACGACGTCCTCGACCTGTGGGACCGGCGCAGCGGATTCGTCCAGGAGGTCTGGAGCTGCCGGGAGTTCGAGCCGCGCCCGGTCGCGGGCGCGGGCACCGGCCACCGGGGCGCGTTCCCGCTCGAAACGGCCTGA
- the snpA gene encoding snapalysin produces the protein MRHPRTVMSAVLGLGFGLAAALGTAPAIASASPAPAAPPTSTVQSAYTSTAGSHESAAANKAFFEAVAKSVAEKRAAQPGVQAVTIVYSTANAPSFRTQIANSAQIWNSSVSNVRLQEGSNADFTYYEGNDPSGSYASTDGHGNGYIFLDYAQNQQYDSTRVTTHETGHVLGLPDHYSGPCSELMSGGGPGPSCTNPYPDSNERSQVNYLWQNGFAAALARAGS, from the coding sequence ATGAGACACCCCAGGACCGTCATGTCGGCCGTGCTCGGCCTCGGCTTCGGCCTCGCCGCCGCGCTGGGCACCGCCCCCGCGATCGCCTCCGCCTCCCCGGCTCCCGCCGCTCCCCCCACCTCCACCGTCCAGTCCGCGTACACGTCCACCGCCGGATCGCACGAGAGCGCCGCCGCCAACAAGGCGTTCTTCGAAGCGGTGGCGAAGTCGGTGGCCGAGAAGCGGGCCGCCCAGCCGGGCGTCCAGGCCGTCACCATCGTCTACAGCACCGCCAACGCGCCCAGCTTCCGCACGCAGATAGCCAACAGCGCGCAGATCTGGAACAGCTCGGTCTCCAACGTCCGGCTGCAGGAAGGCTCCAACGCCGACTTCACGTACTACGAGGGCAATGACCCGAGCGGCTCGTACGCGAGCACCGACGGTCACGGCAACGGCTACATCTTCCTCGACTACGCGCAGAACCAGCAGTACGACTCGACCCGGGTCACGACCCACGAGACCGGGCACGTCCTCGGCCTGCCGGACCACTACTCGGGCCCGTGCAGCGAGCTGATGTCGGGCGGGGGCCCCGGCCCGTCCTGCACCAACCCGTATCCGGACTCCAATGAGCGCAGCCAGGTGAACTACCTCTGGCAGAACGGCTTCGCGGCCGCTCTCGCCCGCGCCGGTTCCTGA
- a CDS encoding anti-sigma regulatory factor, producing the protein MSQIAGEPGNQDFVEVRLPAAGAYLSVLRTATAGLAARLDFTLDEIEDLRIAVDEACAILLQQAVPGSVLSCVFRLVDDSLEVTVSAPTTDGRAPERDTFAWTVLSALAGKVDSSVADDRTVSISLYKQRGAGPGPA; encoded by the coding sequence GTGTCCCAGATCGCAGGCGAGCCCGGGAATCAGGACTTCGTAGAGGTCCGGCTGCCCGCTGCGGGTGCCTACCTGTCGGTGCTGCGTACGGCCACGGCCGGTCTCGCAGCGCGTTTGGACTTCACTCTCGACGAGATCGAGGATCTTCGCATCGCGGTCGACGAGGCCTGCGCGATCCTGCTTCAGCAGGCCGTGCCCGGCTCCGTCCTCAGCTGCGTGTTCCGTCTCGTCGACGATTCTCTCGAGGTGACGGTCTCGGCCCCGACGACGGACGGCCGGGCGCCGGAGCGCGACACCTTCGCCTGGACGGTGCTCTCCGCACTGGCCGGAAAGGTCGACTCCTCGGTCGCCGATGACCGTACGGTCAGCATCAGCCTGTACAAACAGCGCGGCGCGGGACCCGGGCCGGCGTGA
- a CDS encoding GntR family transcriptional regulator — MLFRVDPTSTVPLGDQIAACVRRAVADGAVAPGERLPAARVLAESLGVNVHTVLRGYQRLREEGLIELRRGRGAVVAQNASPHRARLLDRVREMVGEARELGMTEDELLALVRTELAAG, encoded by the coding sequence ATGCTCTTCCGGGTCGACCCCACCTCCACCGTGCCGCTCGGCGACCAGATCGCGGCCTGTGTGCGCCGTGCCGTCGCCGACGGGGCGGTGGCTCCCGGCGAGCGGCTGCCCGCCGCCCGGGTCCTCGCCGAATCGCTCGGCGTGAATGTGCACACCGTCCTGCGCGGCTACCAGCGGCTGCGCGAGGAAGGGCTGATCGAACTGCGGCGGGGTCGCGGCGCCGTCGTCGCCCAGAACGCCTCCCCGCACCGCGCCAGACTCCTGGACCGGGTGCGCGAGATGGTCGGCGAGGCCCGCGAGCTCGGCATGACGGAGGACGAACTGCTGGCCCTCGTCCGTACCGAGCTCGCCGCCGGATGA
- a CDS encoding N-acetylmuramoyl-L-alanine amidase, with protein sequence MSSPMSASTFLAALKNEGLTVVQVGDWRTHNRNHKGAWGPVNGVMIHHTVTKGTDATVRICRDGYAALPGPLCHGVIAKDGRVHLVGYGRANHAGLGDDDVLRAVIAEKGLPADNEANTDGNRHFYGFECENLGDGKDPWPAVQLEAIEKAAAAVCRHHDWTSRSVIGHREWQPGKVDPRGFSMTGMRARIHDRLK encoded by the coding sequence ATGTCTTCTCCCATGTCCGCGAGCACCTTTCTCGCAGCCCTCAAGAACGAAGGCCTCACCGTCGTCCAGGTCGGTGACTGGCGCACCCACAACCGCAACCACAAGGGCGCCTGGGGCCCGGTCAACGGCGTGATGATCCATCACACCGTCACCAAGGGCACCGACGCCACCGTCCGGATCTGCCGCGACGGCTACGCCGCGCTGCCGGGGCCGCTGTGCCACGGCGTCATCGCCAAGGACGGCCGGGTCCACCTGGTCGGCTACGGACGGGCCAACCACGCCGGGCTCGGCGACGACGACGTCCTGCGCGCCGTCATCGCCGAGAAGGGCCTGCCGGCGGACAACGAGGCCAACACCGACGGGAACCGGCACTTCTACGGTTTCGAGTGCGAGAACCTCGGCGACGGCAAGGACCCCTGGCCCGCCGTCCAGCTCGAAGCCATCGAGAAGGCCGCCGCCGCGGTCTGCCGCCACCACGACTGGACCTCCCGGTCGGTCATCGGTCACCGGGAGTGGCAGCCCGGGAAGGTCGACCCGCGCGGCTTCTCGATGACCGGCATGCGGGCCCGGATCCACGACCGGCTGAAGTAG
- a CDS encoding family 2 encapsulin nanocompartment cargo protein polyprenyl transferase produces the protein MTRTDAAATEGNDAAALLEYTRTLVDPHLRAAVASLPGSIRRVAMYHFGWEHADGSPAAGGAGKAIRPALVLAATRALGGDPREAVRAAVAVELAHNFTLLHDDVIDEDRTRRHRATAWTVFGIPDAVIAGDAMLALAQRLLAEDARSVSARASARLSTCVIELCAGQQADCAFEERGPDEVSLDECLTMATAKTGALLGCACALGALYAGVEERAVGAMDGFGREAGLAFQLIDDLIGIWGDPSQTGKPVGADLSAHKKSLPVVAALTSGTPAAAELAALYRGPMNTAAEVSRASDAVDRAGGRDWAQICAADRMARAVHHLSRAVPDLSAAGDLLALAEFVTRRTH, from the coding sequence ATGACCCGTACCGACGCCGCCGCCACCGAGGGCAACGATGCCGCGGCGCTCCTGGAGTACACCCGGACCCTCGTCGATCCGCACCTGCGGGCCGCGGTCGCCTCACTGCCGGGCTCGATCCGGCGCGTCGCGATGTACCACTTCGGCTGGGAGCACGCCGACGGCAGCCCGGCCGCGGGCGGCGCCGGCAAGGCGATCAGACCCGCGCTCGTCCTGGCCGCCACCCGGGCGCTCGGCGGTGACCCGCGAGAAGCCGTGCGGGCGGCCGTCGCGGTCGAACTGGCCCACAACTTCACCCTGCTGCACGACGACGTCATCGACGAGGACCGCACCCGCCGCCACCGGGCCACGGCCTGGACGGTCTTCGGCATCCCGGACGCCGTCATCGCGGGCGACGCCATGCTCGCCCTGGCCCAGCGGCTCCTCGCCGAGGACGCCCGGTCCGTGTCGGCCCGCGCCTCGGCCCGCCTCTCCACCTGCGTCATCGAGCTCTGCGCCGGCCAGCAGGCCGACTGCGCCTTCGAGGAGCGCGGACCTGACGAGGTCTCGCTGGACGAGTGCCTCACCATGGCCACGGCCAAGACGGGAGCCCTGCTCGGCTGTGCGTGCGCGCTGGGCGCGCTCTACGCGGGCGTGGAGGAACGTGCCGTCGGCGCGATGGACGGCTTCGGCCGGGAGGCCGGACTGGCGTTCCAGCTCATCGACGACCTGATCGGCATCTGGGGCGACCCCTCCCAGACCGGGAAGCCGGTCGGGGCGGACCTCTCCGCCCACAAGAAGTCGCTGCCCGTGGTGGCCGCGCTGACCTCGGGCACCCCGGCGGCGGCGGAGCTCGCCGCGCTCTACCGGGGCCCGATGAACACGGCCGCCGAGGTGAGCCGCGCATCCGACGCCGTGGACCGGGCGGGCGGCCGTGACTGGGCGCAGATCTGCGCCGCGGACCGGATGGCCCGCGCGGTGCACCACCTGTCCCGGGCCGTCCCCGACCTTTCGGCGGCGGGCGATCTGCTGGCCCTGGCGGAGTTCGTCACCCGCCGGACGCACTGA
- a CDS encoding Na+/H+ antiporter — translation MDALPLVALVAASAAMAGLARRTPVPAPLLLVALGLIGSYVPGVPTYTLDAHIVLPLLLPPLLYTAAVDSSYLDLRANLRPVALLSVGYVLFATVAVGWLAYRLVPDLPLTAALVLGAVIAPPDAVTAAAIARRVGLPARVTTILQGESLVNDATAITAYKVALAAAVGEGMSWGAGIGEFLLASVGGVGVGLVLMVPLHWLRTHLKEPLLQNTLSLLIPFVAYAAAERVHASGVLAVVVVALYLGHRSWQVDFATRLQEAAVWKMVAFILESAVFALIGLQLPFVLKGLGTYAVADALWYAVAVFLAVVVVRFIWVYPATYLPRLLSKRIRRREPETNWTSPLIVGWAGMRGVVSLAIAFSIPMLTSDGEDFPARNLVLFLTFTTVIGTLVIQGLTLPLLVRVLRLPGRDQQAETLAEAQAQSEASTAAETRLEDLLTDERNSLPQPLTDRLRTVLERRRNAVWERLGAANPVTGESADDTYRRLAGEMIEAEREVFVRLRDERRIDDEMMRTLLRRLDLEEAAAYREDAD, via the coding sequence ATGGACGCATTGCCACTGGTGGCACTGGTAGCGGCCAGTGCGGCGATGGCGGGGCTCGCCCGCCGCACGCCGGTGCCGGCCCCCCTCCTGCTGGTGGCCCTCGGGCTGATCGGCTCGTACGTGCCCGGGGTGCCGACGTACACCCTGGACGCGCACATCGTGCTGCCGCTCCTGCTGCCGCCGCTGCTCTACACGGCCGCGGTGGACAGTTCGTACCTGGACCTGCGGGCCAATCTCCGTCCCGTCGCCCTGCTGTCCGTCGGCTACGTGCTGTTCGCGACCGTCGCGGTGGGCTGGCTGGCGTACCGGCTGGTGCCCGATCTGCCGCTGACCGCCGCCCTGGTGCTCGGCGCCGTGATCGCCCCGCCGGACGCCGTCACCGCCGCCGCGATCGCGCGCCGGGTCGGGCTGCCCGCCCGGGTCACCACGATCCTGCAGGGCGAGTCCCTGGTGAACGACGCCACGGCCATCACCGCCTACAAGGTGGCGCTCGCCGCCGCAGTGGGCGAGGGGATGAGCTGGGGCGCCGGGATCGGCGAGTTCCTGCTGGCCTCGGTCGGAGGTGTCGGCGTCGGCCTGGTGCTCATGGTCCCGCTGCACTGGCTCCGCACGCACCTGAAGGAGCCCCTGCTCCAGAACACCCTGTCGCTCCTGATCCCCTTCGTGGCCTACGCCGCCGCCGAACGCGTGCACGCCTCCGGGGTGCTCGCCGTGGTCGTCGTCGCGCTCTATCTGGGCCACCGCTCCTGGCAGGTCGACTTCGCCACCCGGCTCCAGGAGGCCGCGGTCTGGAAGATGGTCGCGTTCATCCTGGAGTCCGCCGTCTTCGCGCTGATCGGCCTCCAGCTGCCGTTCGTGCTGAAGGGGCTCGGCACGTACGCCGTCGCCGACGCCCTCTGGTACGCGGTGGCGGTGTTCCTGGCGGTCGTCGTCGTCCGCTTCATCTGGGTCTATCCGGCGACCTATCTGCCGCGCCTGCTGTCGAAACGCATCAGACGACGCGAACCCGAGACCAACTGGACCTCGCCGCTGATCGTCGGCTGGGCCGGGATGCGCGGGGTCGTCTCGCTCGCCATCGCGTTCTCCATCCCGATGCTCACCTCGGACGGGGAGGACTTCCCTGCCCGCAACCTGGTGCTCTTCCTGACGTTCACCACGGTCATCGGCACCCTCGTCATCCAGGGGCTCACGCTGCCGCTCCTGGTCCGGGTCCTGAGGCTCCCGGGCCGCGACCAGCAGGCCGAGACCCTCGCCGAGGCGCAGGCCCAGAGCGAGGCGTCCACGGCCGCCGAGACGCGGCTGGAGGACCTGCTCACCGACGAGCGCAACAGCCTGCCCCAGCCGCTCACCGACCGGCTGCGCACGGTCCTGGAGCGCCGCCGCAACGCCGTCTGGGAGCGGCTCGGTGCGGCCAATCCGGTGACGGGGGAGTCGGCCGACGACACCTACCGGCGTCTCGCCGGCGAGATGATCGAGGCCGAGCGCGAGGTCTTCGTCCGGCTGCGGGACGAGCGCCGCATCGACGACGAGATGATGCGGACCCTGCTCAGGCGCCTCGACCTGGAGGAGGCCGCCGCCTACCGGGAGGACGCGGACTGA
- a CDS encoding LysR family transcriptional regulator: protein MELEVRHLRALCAIADTGSLHRAARRLGVSQPSLTTQLRRIENALGAELFSRGRTGCRPTLLGRAVLSRARPLVDGMSALVTDARAEADAARAGGPRLRIGCTASRVIGDWLRGLRLRLPGTDISLRVDVSAHALLRAVGEGRLDVAFVHEVEGCPLSVPDGLDQRVLVDREPQFISMARDHPAASLSVVDLADLAADRWMVDPTVDGEWDGLRRVFGAAGVAPTVLHGDYLTAASLVVLGEAVAPCQPTSGPRDDMAIRPLRDDPLAVRLLLVSRPGADMTAVYGELETAYRKAARRAAGYHQWLLRNRSPLALS from the coding sequence ATGGAGCTTGAGGTGAGGCACCTCAGGGCGCTGTGCGCCATCGCCGACACCGGGAGCCTGCACCGGGCGGCCCGCAGACTGGGCGTCAGCCAGCCCTCGCTCACCACTCAGCTGCGCCGGATCGAGAACGCGCTGGGCGCCGAACTGTTCAGCCGCGGACGCACCGGCTGCCGGCCCACCCTGCTGGGCCGCGCCGTCCTCAGCCGGGCCCGTCCCCTCGTCGACGGCATGAGCGCACTGGTCACCGACGCACGGGCGGAGGCGGACGCCGCCCGGGCCGGCGGACCGCGGCTGCGGATCGGCTGCACCGCGAGCAGGGTGATCGGCGACTGGCTGCGCGGACTGCGGCTCCGGCTGCCCGGCACGGACATCTCGCTGCGGGTCGACGTCTCCGCCCACGCGCTGCTGCGCGCGGTCGGGGAGGGCCGGCTCGACGTGGCCTTCGTCCACGAGGTGGAGGGCTGCCCGCTGTCCGTTCCGGACGGCCTGGATCAGCGGGTGCTGGTGGACCGCGAACCGCAGTTCATCTCCATGGCCCGCGACCACCCGGCGGCCTCGCTGTCCGTCGTCGACCTCGCCGACCTGGCCGCCGACCGGTGGATGGTCGACCCCACGGTGGACGGCGAATGGGACGGCCTGCGACGGGTGTTCGGTGCGGCCGGCGTCGCGCCGACCGTGCTGCACGGCGACTACCTCACCGCCGCCTCGCTCGTCGTCCTCGGTGAGGCGGTGGCGCCGTGCCAGCCCACCTCGGGCCCGCGCGACGACATGGCGATCCGCCCGCTGCGCGACGACCCGCTCGCCGTGCGCCTGCTGCTGGTCTCCCGGCCGGGCGCCGACATGACGGCGGTGTACGGCGAACTGGAGACCGCCTACCGGAAAGCGGCCCGGCGGGCGGCCGGGTATCACCAGTGGCTGCTGCGCAACCGCAGCCCGCTCGCCCTCTCCTGA